Below is a window of Planctomycetes bacterium MalM25 DNA.
TTGCAACTGCTGCTATCGCGCACCCGGCCTTTCCAATTGAGACCCGGAGATGGTGCTTCGCGCGAGCAGGAGAAACCTTAAACGTCGACTGCTCTGCCAATAGGTGCTTCCTGAATTCGCTCCAAAATGACAGGTAGATATCGGTCGTTTCTGTTTGCCTTCTGGATTGGGCACGCTTCTTTGTCCAATCGTTTGGCTTGCTGACAATATTGAACTTAGGTGCAGGTGACGACTCGTCTATCTGCCACAGTTCGATCTCTAGGCCAAAGAAGCAAATCGCTTCGTCGGTGACATCATTGAGCCAATCCAGTGCTGCACGGTGTTCATCTGAAAACTTACTAGCTATCCAGATGATTGAAACTGAATCCAGTCCCGCAGCGTAGGTCAAGAGTTGTCCAAGATGGGAGTGATCTGTTTTCTCTAACTGGTTCTCGATCAGAACCTGTGATTCGGACAAGACATCAGTACAAACCAAATCAGCTCGGTAAGGTCCGACTGCAGCCTCCCTGCCAATTAGCTCGAGTTCCATGCCGAGCGTTTCGGCTAGCAAACCGAGATTCTCCGTCTCGGATAACCATGGCGTGAAGTCGCTAGCTTCACGAGGCCACGTATTTCGTAGTTCTATAGTCTTCAATGTGCCAAGGGCTGTCATCTTCCCAGAGTACTCCTAGCGGATAGGGTCATTGCACCGCCACTATCCTACCCCTTCAACAGCTTCCGCAGCACGAACGCCAAGATGCCGCCGTGACGGTAGTAGTCGAGTTCGACGGGGGTGTCGATCCGCACGGTGACCTCGAACTCCTTGTCGCCCGCCTTCACGGTCAGCTTCTGGCGGGGCTCCAGGTCGTCGGAGAGGCCGGCGAGGTCGAAGGTCTCTTCGCCGGTGAGGCCGAGGGATTCTTTGGTTTGGCCGTCCGTGAACTCCAGCGGCAGCACGCCCATCATCACGAGGTTGCTGCGGTGGATCCGCTCGAAGCTGGCCGCCATCACCGCCCGCACGCCGAGGAGGTACGTCCCCTTGGCGGCCCAGTCGCGTGACGAGCCGGTGCCGTACTCGGCGCCGGCGAGCACCACCAGCGGCGTGCCGTCGGCCTGGTACTTCATGCTGGCGTCGTAGATCGGCATCACCTCGCCCGTAGGCAAGTACCTGGTGACGCCCCCCTCCGTGCCCGGGGCCAGCTGGTTGCGAATACGAATATTCGCGAACGTGCCGCGGGTCATCACCCGGTCGTTGCCCCGGCGGGAGCCGTAGCTGTTGAAATCGACCGGCTCGACGCCCGCGTCTTGCAGGAACTTGCCGGCGGGCGAGTCCTTGGCGATCGCGCCGGCGGGGCTGATGTGGTCGGTCGTGGTCGAGTCGCCCAGGACGGCGAGGCACTTGGCGCCGGTGATCGGCTCGATCGGGGCGACGTCGGTCGTGATCGTCGTGAGGAACGGCGGCTCCTGGACGTAGGTGCTGTCCTCGTTCCAGTCGAACAGGTTGCCCTCGCTCGTGGCGATCGCGTTCCACTTCTCGTTCTTGTCCCAGACGCCGTCGTACTGCTCGACGAACATCTCGGGCAGCACGCACGCCTTCACGACCTCGGCGACCTCGTCGTGGGTCGGCCAGATGTCCTTGAGGAAGACCTCCTCGCCCGAGTCGCTCTTGCCGATCGGCTCAGTGGTCAGATCGATGTCGGTCGTGCCGGCGAGGGCGTAGGCGACCACGAGCGGCGGGCTGGCGAGGTAGTTCGCCTTCACGTGCGGGTTGATGCGGCCCTCGAAGTTCCGGTTGCCACTCAGCACGCCGGAGACGATCAGGTCGCCCTCGACGACGGCGTTCGAGACCGGCTCGGGGAGCGGGCCCGAGTTGCCGATGCAGGTCGTGCAGCCGTAGCCGACCGTGTAGAAGCCGACCTTCGCGAGCTCCTCGTCGAGGCCCGACTTCGCGTAGTAGTCGGTGACGACCCGCGACCCGGGGGCGATCGACGTCTTCACGTACGGCTTCGCCTTGAGGCCGTGGGCGGCCGCCTTCTTGGCGACGAGGCCGGCGGCGACCATGACGCTCGGGTTCGACGTGTTCGTGCAGCTGGTGATCGCCGCGATCGCCACGGCGCCGTGCGTGATGTCGGTCGTGTGGCCGTTGTCGACGACCGTGGCGGTGCTCTTGAGCGCGTCGCCCGAGAGGCCGAAGCCCTGCGGGCCGACTTCGGTGGTGAGCGACTCGGCGAACGACGCCTTCATCTCAGTGAGCGGCACGCGGTCCTGCGGACGCTTGGGGCCGGCGAGCGAGGGGACGACGGTCGACAGGTCGAGCTCCACAAGCTTCGTGAAGGTCGGCTCAGGGGCGTCGTCGGTGCGGAACAGGTGGTTCTCGCGGCTGTACGCCTCGGCGAGGGCGACCTCGTCGTCGGTGCGGCCGGTCTGGCGCAGGTAGTCGAGCGTGACCTCGTCGACGGGGAAGAAGCCCATCGTGGCGCCGTACTCGGGGCTCATGTTGGCGATCGTCGCGCGGTCGGCGAGCGACATGCTGCTGACGCCGGGGCCGCAGAACTCGACGAACTTGCCGACGACCTTCTCCTTCCGGAGGATCTCGGTGACGGTGAGCACCATGTCGGTCGCTGTCGCGCCGGCGGGGAGCTTGCCCGTGAGCCGCATGCCGACGACCTCGGGCGTGAGCATGTAGATCGGCTGGCCGAGCATGACGCCCTCCGCCTCGATGCCGCCGACGCCCCAACCGACGACGCCGAGGCCGTCGATCATCGTGGTGTGGCTGTCGGTGCCCACGAGCGAGTCCGGGAACGCGACCGCGCCCTCTTGGTCCTTGCCCGTGAAGACGCACTTCGCCAGGTACTCGAGATTCACCTGGTGAACGATGCCCGTGCCGGGTGGGACGACACGGAAGTTGTCGAACGCCTTCTGGCCCCAGCGGAGGAACTCGTAGCGTTCCTTGTTGCGGGTGAACTCGAGCTCGGTGTTGAGGTCGAGCGCCCCGTCGCCCAGGAAGTGGTCGATCTGCACCGAGTGGTCGATCACCAGGTCGACCGGCACGAGCGGGTTGATCTTGCCCGGGTCGCCACCGAGGCGCTGCATCGCCGAGCGCATCGCCGCCAAGTCAACGACGCACGGCACGCCGGTGAAGTCCTGCAGGACGACGCGTGCCGGCTTGAAGGGGATCTCGACCGGCTTCGTCCCCTTGTTGTCGGCCCAGGCGGCCATCTGCTTGACGTTCTCTTCGGTCACGACGTAGCCGTCGCAGTTCCGCAGGACCGACTCGAGCAGCACGCGGATCGAGTAGGGCAGGGCGGCGAGCTTCGTGAGGCCCGCCTCTTCGAGCTTCGCAAGCCGATAGATGCCGAGCTCCCCCTGAGGGGCCTTGAACGTGTCGCGGGCGGAGAACGGGTCGAAGACGGTGGCCATGGCGGGTTTCTGATAGCGGTTTGCGGAGATGCCGTAGGGACTGCGATGGTAGCAGATGACGCGAATAGCGCGGAGGCGCCGACGTCGAGAGTGGACCTGATCAAGATTCGGCAAATCGGGACGCCACGACGACATAAAACTCGGGCCCGCGGACGTCTATACTGGCGTGGCTTATCACCGCTCCTCGGGACCAACCACCATGAGATCGCTCCTGCTGCTCGCCCTCGCCACGGCCCCCACCCTCGCGGACGACCACGGCAAACCACCCGTGCGGGCGCCGTTTGAGGGCGTCGACACGCTCTGCGTGAACGACTGGTGGAACCGCAAGCCATCGGAGATCGTCGATCTGCGCGTGCCACGGGACGAGGTGGTGGCGTTCGCCCTGTACACGGTGGCGGACAACACGCTCAAGCTGACCGCACAGCTCTACCCGCTGTACCCGAAGGAGTCTCGGACCGTCGTCCTGGAGGTCGAACGGGACGGCGAGTGGGTCAAGGTCGGCGAGCAATCGGTCAACGACCTCGGCTGGTGCACCACTTTTCGCGTTAGCCACTGGGGCACAAAGCGGGACGTCGCCTACCGGGTCTCGCACCTGGACGGTTCGGCCTACGAGGGGACCATCCGCCGCGATCCAGCCGACAAGCCGGAGATCGTGGTGGCGAGCCTCTCGTGCAACTCGAACAAGGACCGCGGGATGCGGCCGAACTACGTCCGCAATATCAACCACCAAGACCCGGACCTCGTCTTTTTCGCGGGCGATCAGTCGTACGACCACAAGCAGCACACGGCGGCCTGGCTGAAGTTCGGCCTGCAGTTCCGTGAGGTCTTCCGCCACCGCCCCTGCGTGACGATCCCGGACGACCACGATATCGGCCAGGGCAACCTGTGGGGCGAGCGTGGCAAGAAGGCGACAACCCACGCCGGCGACGACGGCGGCTACTTCTACCACCCCGAGTACGTTCGGATGGTCGAGCGGGCCCAGTGCGGGCACCTGCCTGACCCGTACGACCCGACGCCGATCGAGCAGGGCATCGGCGTCTACTACACGAGCCTGAAGATCGGCGGCGTCGACTTCGCGATCCTCGAGGACCGCAAGTTCAAGTCGGGCCCCAACGGCAAGATCCCCAAGATGGGGCCACGCCCGGACCACATCAACGACCCCGCCTACGACCGCGCGGCGATCGATCTGCCGGGGCTCAAGCTCCTGGGCGATCGCCAGCTCGCCTTCCTCGAAGAGTGGGGCCAGCAGCCCGGAGCCAAGATGCGCTGCGTCCTGTCGCAGACCGGCTTCGCCGGCGCATGCCACCTGCACGGCGGCGGCGACGACGTGAAGAACCGGCTCCTGGCCGACCTCGACTCCAACGGCTGGCCGCAAACGGGTCGCCTGAAGGCGGTGCGGCTCATCAAGGCGGCCGGCGCCGTGCACCTCGCCGGCGACCAGCACATATCGACGCTGCTTCAGCACGGCATCGACGGCTACCGCGACGGCCCGTGGGCGTTCCTCTCGCCGGCGATTCACAACAGCTACTACAGCCGTTGGTGGCGTCCGCTCGGCGAGGTCGCCGGCGCCAACCGCTCACCCGATAACCCGCTGCCGTGGACCGGCGACTACGAGGACGGCTTCGGCAATAAGCTGACGATGCACGCCTACGCGAACCCGGACAGCCCCTCGCACGGTTCGGGCTACGGGCTCGTCCGCTTCCACACCGACCGCAACGAGGTCACCTTCGAGTGCTGGCCGCGCGAGACGGACGCCACGCAGCCCGGAGCGAAGCAGTTCACCGGCTGGCCGAAGACCGTGAAGATCAGCCGCTGACCGATTCGCCGGCAAGGACCGCGGCGAGCGCCGCTTGGCTGGCGGGCACGTCGCTGTGCGTGACGAGCCGAGCCGCGGCCTCCGGGTAAGCGTCCAGCGCGTTCTGCACGCCGAGGCAGGCGAGCACAACCGGGCGTGCTTCCAGCAAGCGCCGGATCAAGCGGTCCTGCGACTCGGTGAGGCCAAACGCATGCCATGCGGCCGGCTTCACGATCATCGCGACGACGATCGGCTCCCCCTCCGCGGCGCCGGCGAGCAGGTCGTCCACCAAGTTATCGGCGATCTCCGGCCCGGTCTCGAAGTAACGAACCGCCGCGAACCGCTCACGCAACGCGGCGGCGAGCGGCTGCTCGTCCGGATCGGTCGGCCGGTGGTGCGGCTTCAGCAGCAACGCGGTGAGTGACTTCGACGGATCGAGCCCCGGTGCCGCGTCGAGCGGAGCGGTGGCGGCCGTGGCGATGCGTGCGGCCAACGCCGCCGCCTCCTCGGCAATTGGCCGAGCCTCCGCTGCCTGGCAAGAGAGCGCCTTCTCCTTCAGGTACCACACCCGGCCGAACGCCTCGTCGATCCGCTCCGCGCTGAGGCGGCCGTCGG
It encodes the following:
- the acn gene encoding Aconitate hydratase precursor translates to MATVFDPFSARDTFKAPQGELGIYRLAKLEEAGLTKLAALPYSIRVLLESVLRNCDGYVVTEENVKQMAAWADNKGTKPVEIPFKPARVVLQDFTGVPCVVDLAAMRSAMQRLGGDPGKINPLVPVDLVIDHSVQIDHFLGDGALDLNTELEFTRNKERYEFLRWGQKAFDNFRVVPPGTGIVHQVNLEYLAKCVFTGKDQEGAVAFPDSLVGTDSHTTMIDGLGVVGWGVGGIEAEGVMLGQPIYMLTPEVVGMRLTGKLPAGATATDMVLTVTEILRKEKVVGKFVEFCGPGVSSMSLADRATIANMSPEYGATMGFFPVDEVTLDYLRQTGRTDDEVALAEAYSRENHLFRTDDAPEPTFTKLVELDLSTVVPSLAGPKRPQDRVPLTEMKASFAESLTTEVGPQGFGLSGDALKSTATVVDNGHTTDITHGAVAIAAITSCTNTSNPSVMVAAGLVAKKAAAHGLKAKPYVKTSIAPGSRVVTDYYAKSGLDEELAKVGFYTVGYGCTTCIGNSGPLPEPVSNAVVEGDLIVSGVLSGNRNFEGRINPHVKANYLASPPLVVAYALAGTTDIDLTTEPIGKSDSGEEVFLKDIWPTHDEVAEVVKACVLPEMFVEQYDGVWDKNEKWNAIATSEGNLFDWNEDSTYVQEPPFLTTITTDVAPIEPITGAKCLAVLGDSTTTDHISPAGAIAKDSPAGKFLQDAGVEPVDFNSYGSRRGNDRVMTRGTFANIRIRNQLAPGTEGGVTRYLPTGEVMPIYDASMKYQADGTPLVVLAGAEYGTGSSRDWAAKGTYLLGVRAVMAASFERIHRSNLVMMGVLPLEFTDGQTKESLGLTGEETFDLAGLSDDLEPRQKLTVKAGDKEFEVTVRIDTPVELDYYRHGGILAFVLRKLLKG
- a CDS encoding PhoD-like phosphatase; the encoded protein is MRSLLLLALATAPTLADDHGKPPVRAPFEGVDTLCVNDWWNRKPSEIVDLRVPRDEVVAFALYTVADNTLKLTAQLYPLYPKESRTVVLEVERDGEWVKVGEQSVNDLGWCTTFRVSHWGTKRDVAYRVSHLDGSAYEGTIRRDPADKPEIVVASLSCNSNKDRGMRPNYVRNINHQDPDLVFFAGDQSYDHKQHTAAWLKFGLQFREVFRHRPCVTIPDDHDIGQGNLWGERGKKATTHAGDDGGYFYHPEYVRMVERAQCGHLPDPYDPTPIEQGIGVYYTSLKIGGVDFAILEDRKFKSGPNGKIPKMGPRPDHINDPAYDRAAIDLPGLKLLGDRQLAFLEEWGQQPGAKMRCVLSQTGFAGACHLHGGGDDVKNRLLADLDSNGWPQTGRLKAVRLIKAAGAVHLAGDQHISTLLQHGIDGYRDGPWAFLSPAIHNSYYSRWWRPLGEVAGANRSPDNPLPWTGDYEDGFGNKLTMHAYANPDSPSHGSGYGLVRFHTDRNEVTFECWPRETDATQPGAKQFTGWPKTVKISR